A window of Amycolatopsis sp. AA4 contains these coding sequences:
- a CDS encoding MFS transporter, translating to MDPQAHAATSGHGRTSIAARLERLPFTGYQKKLGGILATCFMLDGIDLNMVSFLLAPISHDLRLKSGAAALVASAGFVGMGLGATVAGMLADRWGRRLVLINSMLVWGIASLLTAFAWNLQSFIAFRVLTGIGIGAELPVAFALVAEFMPADRRARLTGWMQVAGNAGNAAFNGLALAAVAIAGISLGWRAMFAVMFVASAFALYVRRSFPESPRWCESRGLHDRADNGMRAIEEAVQRYTGAPLPAPVAIDTARTEDKERAGFRELLSRAYRSRTLLCWALWLVVLFAFYGISTWVGKLLVDRGMSISKSILVGLLISLAGIPAAWAVGHAMDRIGRKVVLVCALALVAAAAFAYGHAASFGLVVATGAVMQFALTAVATSLYVYSPELFPTRARGTGMGTASTAGRVSAIAGPLAVPPIILAFGYTGTFVAFALCFLVGAILVVLFGPESKGRVLEDVSA from the coding sequence GAACGCTTGCCCTTCACCGGCTATCAGAAGAAGCTCGGCGGGATTCTGGCCACCTGCTTCATGCTCGACGGCATCGACTTGAACATGGTCTCGTTCCTGCTCGCGCCCATCAGCCACGACCTGCGCCTCAAATCGGGTGCGGCCGCGCTGGTCGCCAGCGCCGGGTTCGTCGGCATGGGCTTGGGAGCCACCGTCGCCGGCATGCTGGCCGACCGGTGGGGGCGCCGCCTGGTGTTGATCAATTCAATGCTGGTGTGGGGAATCGCCAGCCTGCTCACAGCCTTCGCCTGGAACCTGCAGTCGTTCATCGCATTCCGTGTCCTCACCGGAATTGGGATCGGCGCCGAGCTCCCGGTCGCTTTCGCGCTCGTGGCCGAGTTCATGCCGGCCGATCGTCGCGCGCGCCTGACCGGATGGATGCAGGTGGCCGGGAACGCCGGAAACGCCGCGTTCAACGGACTGGCGTTGGCGGCTGTCGCCATCGCGGGGATCTCGCTCGGCTGGCGAGCGATGTTCGCGGTGATGTTCGTCGCGTCCGCGTTCGCTCTTTATGTGCGGCGCAGTTTCCCGGAATCGCCGCGGTGGTGCGAATCCCGCGGTCTGCACGACCGTGCCGACAACGGCATGCGCGCTATCGAAGAGGCAGTCCAGCGCTATACCGGGGCGCCGTTGCCGGCGCCGGTCGCGATCGACACAGCCCGCACGGAAGACAAAGAACGCGCGGGGTTCCGCGAACTCCTGTCGCGCGCCTATCGCAGCCGGACGCTCCTCTGCTGGGCGTTGTGGCTGGTCGTGTTGTTCGCCTTCTACGGCATCAGCACTTGGGTCGGCAAGCTTCTGGTCGACCGCGGCATGAGCATCTCGAAGTCCATCCTGGTCGGATTGCTGATCTCGCTGGCCGGCATTCCCGCCGCCTGGGCGGTCGGGCACGCGATGGACCGCATCGGCCGCAAAGTGGTGCTCGTCTGCGCGCTTGCGCTTGTCGCGGCGGCCGCCTTCGCGTACGGACACGCGGCATCTTTCGGCCTCGTGGTGGCCACCGGCGCGGTCATGCAGTTCGCGCTGACCGCGGTGGCCACGTCGTTGTACGTCTACAGCCCGGAGCTGTTCCCGACGCGCGCTCGCGGCACCGGCATGGGAACGGCGTCCACGGCCGGGCGAGTCTCCGCGATCGCCGGCCCTTTGGCTGTTCCTCCGATCATTCTCGCGTTCGGCTACACGGGAACCTTCGTCGCCTTCGCGCTGTGTTTCCTCGTCGGGGCGATATTGGTGGTCTTGTTCGGCCCGGAGAGCAAAGGGCGCGTCCTGGAAGACGTCTCCGCCTGA